Genomic window (Caldinitratiruptor microaerophilus):
GCGGGCGGTGGTGGCGTGAGTTGCTCCCCCCGCAGCACCCGGTCGATGTTCTCGGCGGCCCGCTTCCCGTCGCCGAGGGCCTGCACCACCATGCCCGGGCCCCGGACGATGTCGCCGCCGGCGAAGATGTTCCCCTCGACCCGGCCGAACTCGTCCGTGACGATGAGGCCGCCTCGCACCAGGTGCTGCGGCACCCAGTCGAGATGCTGTACCTGGCCGATGGCCACCAGAACCATGTCGCAATCCATCTCGAACTCGGTACCCGGATGCAGCACCGGCCGGATCGCACCGCCCGGATCCCGCTCGAGGTGCGCCTCGCTGAGGACGACGCCGCTCACTCCGCCCTGGCCGAGGATCCGGACGACGCCGCAGTGGTTCCGCAGCTTCACGCCCTCGTCCAGGGCCTGCAGCAGGTCCTCCTCGATCGCCGGCATCTCGTGCCGCCCCTCGAGGGCCACCAGGGTCACCTCTTCGGCGCCGAGGCGCAGGGCCGAGCGGGCCGCGTCCAGCGCAGTGTTGCCCCCGCCCACCACGACGACCTTCCGGCCGACCTTCACCGGCTTGCCGAAGCCGAGCTCACGCAGGAACTCGAGCGCCCCGACCACGCCCTGCAGGTCGCTGCCCGGCACCGGCAGCTTGCGGCCGGCGTCCTGGCCCACGGCGACGAAGGCGGCGTCGAACTTCTTCAGGTCGTCCCACGAGAGGTCGCGGCCAACCCGGTGGTTGCACCTGATCTCGATGCCGCCGAGACCCACGATCTTCTGGATCTCGGCGTCGAGGATCTCCGCCGGCAGGTGCCAGTGCGGCACGCCGCCCCGCAGCATGCCGCCGGGCCTGCCGAGCGCCTCGAAGATCGTGACCCGGTAGCCCCGCCGGCGCAGGTGGTAGGCGGCCGCCAGCCCGCCGGGGCCGGAGCCCACCACGGCGACGTGCTGGCCACCCAGTTCGGGGAGCATGTCCTTCAGGGGGTCCTCGGCGAGGGCCAGGCCGAAGTCGCCCAGGAACCGCTCGACGCTGCGGATCGCGATGGGCTCGTCGTGCCGGCCCCGGTTGCAGGCGGTCTCGCAGGGGTGGTAGCAGACCCGCCCGGTGACGGAGGGCATCGGGTTGTCCTCGAGGATGGTCAGGTAGCCCTCGAGGTAGCGGCCGTGCTTGACGTAGTCGAGGTACTTCTGGATCTTCTCGCCGGTGGGGCAGGCGTGGTTGCACGGGGGCGTCTTGTCCCGGTACACCGGCCGGTAGAAGCGCCAGTTGCCGGTGGGGAAGAGCTTCTGCCCGTCCTTCTCGGTCGGGGCAGGCGTGACCCCCGCGAAGGGGAGCTGGAGGTGCTTGGGGATCCGGGTCCCTCGGGTCGACATGCGCGTACCTCCTCCGGATGCCGCCTGCAGACGATCAGGCCGTGGCCCTGTGGCTCTCGGACCGGTAGTGCAGGACCTTGCACCCCTCGTAACCCCGGCGCACGGCCTCCTTGTCGTGGCAGCGGGCCACCACCGACTCGAGCTTCAGGACCCCGGTGCCGGCGACCAGCGCCCCCAGGAGCGGCGCGGCGATCCCCACCCCGACCTGGCGCTTCTCACCGGCCCCCTCGGTGGACAGCCGGTCGTAGGCCAGCTCGGGCAGGGAGCGGTTGTACATCCACGGGCTGGAGCCGCGGGGCTCCGCCAGGCGTGCCGCATCGACCGCGACGATGGTCTTGAGCTTGGCGAGCATGGCGTCGGGGAGGAAGCGCAGGAGGTACTCCGGCTCCTTTGTGGTGTTGACGATCACCACGCCCTCGCCGTCCGGCGTCCCACGGAAAAAGTTCACCGCCTTGATGAGCGTCTGCTCCACGAGCACGACGATGTCGGGGCGGGCGTTCTCGTACACGAAGAGCTCTTCGATGGGCGAGTCGCTCACCCGCGCATACTTGCGGATCAGGCAGTTCGTCCGGTCCGGCGCATCGACGTAGTCGTTGATGTACTGGCTGTAATACCCCTCGTCCGCGGCCGCTGCGGCGACCACGTTGCAGACGTCGCGGGCCTCCTTGTCCATGATGATTCCCCGGGTCCACGCGGTGATCTCGTGATACACGCGGCATCCCTCCTCCGCACATGCCGGCTCTTGCCGTACAGGAACGTGACCAGCTCCTCGCCGTCAGGTCGACAAGGAACCACCCCCTGACCGGGCCGCGGACGGCCGCCGTGCAAGTGATTTCTCTTTTGAGGGAGTATACAGATACTTTTTGGCACGAATCACCCAGGCACCAGTAGCTGTTCCGGCCCCCCGCTCCGCCTTCCTGGCCGGCCCGGGCGGCCTAGCCGGCCCCCCTCGAGGCCGGGTGGAGCTGCAGTCCGTCCAGGGCGGCGAGGAAGGCCCCCATCCCGACCGCACGACGCCGGGCCGGGCCGGGATCCGGTGCCACGGCGCTCCGCGCCCGCCGGC
Coding sequences:
- a CDS encoding 2-oxoacid:acceptor oxidoreductase family protein, producing MYHEITAWTRGIIMDKEARDVCNVVAAAAADEGYYSQYINDYVDAPDRTNCLIRKYARVSDSPIEELFVYENARPDIVVLVEQTLIKAVNFFRGTPDGEGVVIVNTTKEPEYLLRFLPDAMLAKLKTIVAVDAARLAEPRGSSPWMYNRSLPELAYDRLSTEGAGEKRQVGVGIAAPLLGALVAGTGVLKLESVVARCHDKEAVRRGYEGCKVLHYRSESHRATA
- a CDS encoding NAD(P)-binding protein; the protein is MSTRGTRIPKHLQLPFAGVTPAPTEKDGQKLFPTGNWRFYRPVYRDKTPPCNHACPTGEKIQKYLDYVKHGRYLEGYLTILEDNPMPSVTGRVCYHPCETACNRGRHDEPIAIRSVERFLGDFGLALAEDPLKDMLPELGGQHVAVVGSGPGGLAAAYHLRRRGYRVTIFEALGRPGGMLRGGVPHWHLPAEILDAEIQKIVGLGGIEIRCNHRVGRDLSWDDLKKFDAAFVAVGQDAGRKLPVPGSDLQGVVGALEFLRELGFGKPVKVGRKVVVVGGGNTALDAARSALRLGAEEVTLVALEGRHEMPAIEEDLLQALDEGVKLRNHCGVVRILGQGGVSGVVLSEAHLERDPGGAIRPVLHPGTEFEMDCDMVLVAIGQVQHLDWVPQHLVRGGLIVTDEFGRVEGNIFAGGDIVRGPGMVVQALGDGKRAAENIDRVLRGEQLTPPPPAEVMPYERLNPYYFRNAPRVPVPLTPVEVRRTSQEIEVTLGYTEEQAVREADRCMSCGVCNACDNCYIVCPDVSVMRDVRENGRYRIRLDYCKGCLVCVQECPTGCLERVEEIEFTDGVIRMETAFAVYEGAHAEQSEDIRRLLEEAIAEYDASRRHVAAGHDGDD